The sequence below is a genomic window from Bernardetia sp..
AAAAATAAGAAATATAGCAGGGGGAATAAGCCAAGCCCACCACCATTCTTTTAAGGCATTTACAAATGAAATTTTGACGTAAACATCTGGGTCTAATTTATATTTTTTTGTTTTGACAATCATAGAAAAATGAATTCAGAATGAATTTTTTTATAATTTGAATCACTATTTTAATTTGACTGCAAAATTAAGCAAAATAAAATAAAAACAAGGGAAAAGACTTACTCTTTCCTACTCTTGTTGAGCTTTCATTTCGGATGGCTGTAAAAGGTTAAAGTTTTAGTAGGTTTGTGGTAGCACTTTTTTTGTTTGTCTTATTTCTTTAGAATATTAGCAAAGGTATAAATAATAGAAATATGGATTTTATAGAATACATTGTAAATCTTTTTAAAAGAAATGCTGGTCTATTTCGGCATAATCATATTCATATATTGGTTATTTTTTGTTTCTTGGAAAGAAAAGAAAAAAGATTTTCAAGGAAAAGTAACTTATTTTAATTCTTTCAAAAAGGAAGTTATAGATGATAAAACTGAAGAGAAAGAAGAAAATACACAATCAAATAATAACGAAAAAGAGTAGAGACTGAGAAAGTAGTTACTACTAACTTTTGCGTTTATGAGTATTTTTCTCTGCTCCTTCTCAACTGCCAAAAACGAAAAAACAAAAACAGGAAAAGAGACTAGCTCTTTCCCTGTTTTTGTTTTTTCCTTAATGGTCGTCTTCATCATCATCTGGCAGGCGATGCCCTCCTCGGTTGGCGAGTTCTTTCAAGAGCATTCTTCTAAATTGCCTTTCGGTATGATAGAGTTCTCTTATTTTTTCTACTGAAATGACAGTTTTAAATTTTTCAAAGTAGAGTTTTTCTAAAGCTACTTCCTGCTCACGCAGTTCAAAAGATTTTTTGAATGAGGCTTCTAATGCAGAGCCTGTAAGGTTTCTGCTTCCTTTTCTGTTGTCTTTGAGTTGTCTTTTTATACTCTCTCTTTTTTCAGAAAATTCATTATAAATAGGAAAAAACTTGGCTGCCTCATCCGAAGAAAGATTGAGGTTTTGAGTAATCATGGCTACTCGCATAGCTTTGAGCTGTTCACTCATTTCCTCTCCCCCTCGTTTTCCTCTTTGAGCAAAGGCTGTTAAAGAAGTGAAGAGAAAAAATATAAAAGCGATATAGAATTTATTTTTCATAGATTTTGATAGTTTGTCTTTGTTGTATAGTATAATTTATGAACCACAGAGTTAAAAGAGAACACAGAGAAAACGGTATTTCATTTACCACTTACTATTTTAATTTAAAGATATTCCTCTTCCAACATCAAGTCTAAAGATTCATTATCAATAGAATTAAGGTCAGATTCTTCCAAGACATCATTTATTTCTAAAGTAGAGTTTTGGGGTATAAAACTAATAAGTTCTGTTTCAGAAATATCTTCATTTAATAAGAAATTACTGATTTGCTCTGTTGGAATGGCTGAAAAATCTAGCTGTTTTTCTGAAACGGCAAGTGTTTTTTCTTCCTCATTGTTTGTCTCATATTTATAAACTCCAAAGGTAGCCACCAAAAGTAAAAGTAATGTCGCAGCAATTCCCATAATTTGAGGTTTTACCCAAAAAGAAGTGGCTTTATTTTCTGATTGAATAGAAATAGATGTTGCTTCTTTTTGCTCCTCTTGCTTCTCACTGTTTTTTTCTAACTCTTCTATTTGAGCGTATATTTTACTAGACAGAGCTTCAAAATGCGCCTCGTCTGGTATTTTGAAGGGGTGTTTTTTAGGTATATCATCTAATTTCATAGCACGTCTTGATTTAATTTTATTGGTAATGTTCTTTTAAATAGGCTTCAATTTTTTTAGTAGCTAAATGATAAGATGCCTTCAATGCACCGACAGATGTATCTACTATCTGTGAAATATCTTCATACTTCATCTCATCAAAATATTTCATATTGAAGACCAAACGCTGTTTGTCTGGCAGAGTCAAAAGTGCTTTTTGAAGAGCTTGCTGTACTTCTTCTCCAGAAAACTGTTCATCACTTTCTAAATTTCTCATTAGTTCTTCAGAAGTTTCATTCATCTGAAGTCCATATTTTTTCTTTTTTCGTTCTAAAAAACGCAGTGTTTCGTTGGTCGCAATTCTATAAATCCAAGTATAGAGTTTA
It includes:
- a CDS encoding RNA polymerase sigma factor; protein product: MSETIPYQAEQEQIWIEQLQNPNTNSKQRTIAFDGIMRLHRRAIYSHIRKMVISADDTDDLLQETFVKVWKNIDKFKNESKLYTWIYRIATNETLRFLERKKKKYGLQMNETSEELMRNLESDEQFSGEEVQQALQKALLTLPDKQRLVFNMKYFDEMKYEDISQIVDTSVGALKASYHLATKKIEAYLKEHYQ